Proteins encoded together in one Lathyrus oleraceus cultivar Zhongwan6 chromosome 5, CAAS_Psat_ZW6_1.0, whole genome shotgun sequence window:
- the LOC127080799 gene encoding uncharacterized mitochondrial protein AtMg00810-like, whose amino-acid sequence MTDLGKMVYFIGMEIMYSEKGIIFHQLKYELELLKRFELLTCKIVITPVDTNQKLDSDFDGDDVDATTFKQLVWSLRYLRNTIPDICYAVGIVSRFMSKPKWSHYQDAVRILRHIKGTLEYGALFPSGAETGSELMSYSNSDWCCDCMSSCVASKFTARSEYQSKQASKVDD is encoded by the exons ATGACTGATCTAGGAAAAATGGTTTATTTTATAGGGATGGAGATTATGTACTCTGAGAAAGGTATAATTTTTCATCAGCTgaaatatgaacttgagcttctgaagaggTTTGAGCTGTTGACTTGTAAAATTGTTATCACACCTGTTGATACAAATCAGAAATTGGATTCTGATTttgatggtgatgatgtagatgcgACAACATTCAAGCAGTTGGTATGGTCTCTGAGGTATTTACGTAATACCATACCTGATATTTGTTATGCAGTTGGAATCgtgagtaggtttatgagtaaACCGAAATGGTCTCATTACCAAGATGCTGTCAGAATTCTGAGGCATATAAAGGGAACACTGGAGTATGGAGCTTTGTTCCCTTCTGGTGCTGAAACTGGCTCAGAACTTATGAGTTACTCAaattctgattg GTGTTGTGACTGCATGTCAAGTTGTGTGGCTTCTAAATTTACTGCAAGATCTGAATATCAAAGTAAACAAGCCTCTAAAGTTGATGACTGA